In Zingiber officinale cultivar Zhangliang chromosome 3B, Zo_v1.1, whole genome shotgun sequence, a single window of DNA contains:
- the LOC122056673 gene encoding transcription initiation factor IIA subunit 1-like, with protein MATNVSAVYIQVVDDVISKIRDEFINEGAGERALAEIQAIWEMKMMQAGAISGNIERPAAQKNVAPTPVHDLNVPYEGPIEEYETPTAEMLFPPTPLQTPIQTPLPGTDSGMYNIPTGPSDYAPSPITDIRSSMDLKSGRPSPYMQPLSPWLNQRPLGVDVNVAYVDGREETDRGSSQQAMTQDFFMNSSGKRKRDDHPSRFNPGGHLPQQDGSGDISIEFSLLQVNPLQKPSPRHGQGSTTSKLIPNRRQPTVLPQCDGVQDEYDDLFPIQGVTTEDYNTPGDHAELRAPTPAVATPNPNKDEAGEDDEPPLNEDDDDDDELDDDEDDDEPNAQHLVLALFDKVTRTKSRWKCTLKNGIMHLNDRDLLFNKANGEFEF; from the exons ATGGCGACCAACGTCTCCGCCGTGTACATCCAGGTGGTGGACGACGTCATCAGTAAGATCCGCGACGAGTTCATCAACGAAGGTGCCGGGGAGAGAGCGCTCGCCGAGATCCAGGCG ATCTGGGAGATGAAGATGATGCAGGCCGGCGCAATAAGCGGCAACATCGAGAGGCCGGCTGCCCAGAAGAATGTTGCCCCGACGCCGGTGCATGATCTTAACGTGCCTTACGAGGGGCCGATTGAGGAATACGAGACCCCAACTGCGGAAATGCTTTTTCCACCT ACTCCATTGCAGACTCCTATCCAGACACCACTCCCTGGAACTGATTCGGGGATGTATAACATTCCCACCGGCCCTTCTGATTATGCTCCGTCTCCAATTACTGATATCAGAAGTAGCATGGACTTGAAAAGTGGAAGGCCTAGTCCTTACATG CAACCACTTTCTCCTTGGCTGAACCAAAGGCCTCTTGGAGTCGATGTCAATGTTG CTTATGTTGATGGCCGTGAAGAAACTGATAGAGGCTCATCTCAGCAAGCTATGACTCAG GACTTTTTCATGAATTCCTCTGGGAAACGTAAAAGAGATGACCATCCATCCCGCTTTAACCCAGGAGGTCATTTACCACAACAAGATGGAAGTGGGGACATTTCAATAGAATTTTCTCTGCTCCAG GTAAACCCACTTCAGAAGCCATCACCTAGGCATGGGCAAGGATCGACAACTTCCAAGCTCATTCCCAACAGAAGACAACCAACAGTACTTCCTCAGTGTGATGGAGTACAGGATGAATATGATGAT TTGTTTCCGATCCAAGGTGTGACTACTGAAGACTACAATACACCTGGAGACCATG CTGAACTACGTGCTCCGACTCCTGCTGTTGCTACACCAAACCCAAATAAAGACGAAGCAGGAGAAGATGATGAGCCACCCCTCAATGAAGATGATGACGATGATGACGAATTGGATgatgatgaagatgatgatgagccAAATGCTCAGCATTTGGTTCTAGCTCTCTTTGATAAG GTGACTCGGACAAAAAGTAGATGGAAGTGTACCCTTAAGAATGGCATAATGCATCTCAATGACAGGGATCTTCTTTTTAACAAG